In Synechococcus sp. A18-25c, a single window of DNA contains:
- a CDS encoding calcium:proton antiporter produces MDRTLRDCLNLLKSDYVSGWSLLLLPALLSLAVVPSSTTTTMALLLRFLGLGVALIPLARVISRLVDHLSDHLGDRYSGVVSVGLGNLVELVVSIMALTSGLYKLVVISVAGAVITNCLLMLGISTVLAGQREQLVTIQASSTELQARQLMLSLLLLAIPTIISLGTGTTLLEGNDQRDSFALYSLAVAVMILIYYVLSFVLQLGTHRSFFSGNPIKPADPSTSRPSTETEHEHEIAAILIAMGVVSLAVVAISEPLVQTLEVLVAHTHLSELFIGLILLPLFGSTAEGVIAVGAARRGRMDLAITSTMESSGQLMLFVLPVLVLIGWPLGRFLHLSVPLNALGCTGIAVLAVHWITENNQLDWYEGMQLITLYGVILLGCLLL; encoded by the coding sequence ATGGATCGCACGCTCCGCGACTGCCTCAACCTTCTGAAAAGTGACTACGTCAGCGGCTGGTCGTTGCTGCTGCTGCCGGCATTGCTGAGCTTGGCCGTCGTTCCGTCGAGCACGACCACGACCATGGCACTGCTGCTGCGCTTCCTGGGGCTTGGCGTCGCGCTGATTCCCCTGGCCAGGGTGATTTCACGGCTGGTGGATCACCTCAGTGATCACCTCGGTGATCGCTACAGCGGTGTCGTGAGCGTGGGACTCGGCAACCTTGTGGAGCTAGTGGTGAGCATCATGGCGCTCACGAGTGGCCTTTACAAGCTGGTGGTGATCTCCGTCGCTGGCGCCGTGATCACCAACTGTCTGCTGATGCTGGGGATCAGCACCGTGCTGGCAGGACAGCGGGAACAGCTCGTGACGATCCAGGCCAGCAGCACAGAGCTTCAAGCCCGGCAGCTGATGCTCAGCCTGCTGTTGCTGGCGATCCCCACAATTATCAGCCTCGGAACAGGAACCACACTCCTGGAAGGCAACGACCAGCGAGACAGCTTCGCTCTCTATTCGCTGGCTGTAGCCGTCATGATCCTGATTTACTACGTACTTTCCTTCGTGCTGCAGCTGGGAACCCACCGTTCCTTCTTCAGCGGCAATCCGATCAAGCCCGCAGATCCGAGCACGAGCCGGCCATCCACGGAAACGGAACACGAGCACGAGATCGCAGCCATCCTGATCGCCATGGGCGTGGTGAGCCTCGCCGTTGTGGCGATTTCAGAGCCCCTTGTGCAGACCCTGGAAGTGCTGGTGGCACACACACATCTCAGCGAACTGTTCATCGGTCTGATCCTGCTGCCGCTGTTCGGATCCACCGCCGAAGGTGTGATCGCCGTCGGTGCCGCCCGCCGCGGTCGCATGGACCTGGCCATCACCAGCACGATGGAATCGAGCGGTCAGCTGATGTTGTTCGTGCTGCCTGTGCTGGTGCTGATCGGCTGGCCTCTGGGACGTTTTCTGCACCTGAGCGTGCCACTCAACGCATTGGGCTGCACAGGGATCGCCGTGTTGGCAGTGCACTGGATCACCGAAAACAACCAGCTGGACTGGTACGAGGGCATGCAGCTGATCACGCTGTATGGCGTAATCCTGCTTGGCTGCCTGCTGCTTTGA
- the purT gene encoding formate-dependent phosphoribosylglycinamide formyltransferase: MTTFPATVMLLGSGELGKEVAIAAQRLGCRVIACDRYDNAPAMQVADVAEVLPMTEPEALLEVVRRHRPTVVIPEIEALAVNALTELEDDGITVIPTARATAVTMNRDRIRNLAAEELGLRTARFAYAASAEELHQAAEPLGWPVVVKPVMSSSGKGQSVVERAEDLDQAWEAAMANARGTSAQVIVEEFLRFDLEITLLTIRQRDGSTLFCPPIGHEQTNGDYQCSWQPAALSAEQLEQAQAMARTVTDNLGGAGLFGVEFFLCGDEVIFSELSPRPHDTGLVTLISQNLSEFELHLRAVLGLPIPAIHCTESAASRVILADQHGSRVSFRGLEEALSQPDTNVLLFGKAQPRPGRRMGVALARGKDRIEAQAKADGSAAAVTLQIED, from the coding sequence ATGACGACCTTTCCCGCCACGGTGATGCTGCTGGGCAGTGGTGAACTTGGCAAGGAAGTTGCAATTGCCGCCCAACGCCTGGGCTGCAGGGTGATCGCCTGTGATCGCTACGACAACGCCCCAGCGATGCAGGTGGCGGACGTGGCGGAAGTGCTGCCGATGACAGAACCGGAGGCTCTCCTGGAGGTGGTGCGCCGCCACCGTCCAACGGTGGTGATTCCCGAGATCGAAGCACTAGCAGTGAATGCACTGACAGAGCTCGAAGACGACGGCATCACCGTGATCCCAACGGCCCGGGCCACAGCCGTGACAATGAACAGGGATCGCATTCGCAATCTTGCCGCCGAAGAACTCGGCCTGCGCACAGCGCGATTTGCCTACGCCGCTAGCGCGGAAGAGCTCCATCAAGCGGCAGAACCTCTGGGCTGGCCGGTGGTGGTGAAGCCTGTCATGAGCTCCTCCGGAAAAGGCCAGAGTGTGGTGGAGCGGGCTGAGGACCTCGACCAAGCGTGGGAAGCAGCCATGGCAAATGCCCGTGGCACGTCGGCCCAAGTGATCGTTGAAGAATTTCTGCGCTTCGACCTGGAAATCACCCTGCTGACCATCCGACAGCGGGATGGATCCACCTTGTTCTGCCCGCCCATCGGTCATGAGCAGACCAACGGGGATTATCAGTGCAGCTGGCAACCCGCTGCCCTGAGTGCAGAGCAGTTGGAACAAGCCCAGGCCATGGCCCGCACTGTCACGGACAACCTTGGTGGTGCCGGACTGTTCGGCGTCGAATTCTTCCTCTGCGGAGATGAGGTGATTTTTTCGGAGCTCTCACCCCGTCCTCATGACACCGGACTGGTCACCTTGATCAGCCAGAACCTCAGTGAATTCGAGTTGCATCTAAGGGCCGTTCTGGGTCTGCCAATCCCCGCAATCCACTGCACGGAATCGGCAGCGAGCCGTGTGATCCTCGCTGACCAGCATGGCAGTCGCGTCAGCTTTAGGGGTCTGGAAGAGGCGTTGAGCCAACCCGACACCAATGTTCTGCTGTTCGGCAAAGCCCAGCCAAGACCTGGACGACGCATGGGCGTCGCCCTCGCCCGCGGGAAGGATCGAATCGAAGCTCAGGCCAAAGCGGACGGCAGTGCTGCAGCGGTCACGCTTCAGATCGAAGACTGA
- a CDS encoding DUF3134 domain-containing protein: MSALDGVNPALTRYGRKDPAPVLPLREEPDLLSWLETSGRLVEDEESSSPEVSTVEEEELSALMGEKEDYKADEETEENWED, encoded by the coding sequence TTGAGCGCCCTCGACGGCGTCAATCCCGCCTTGACCCGTTACGGACGCAAGGATCCTGCTCCGGTTCTGCCATTGCGCGAAGAGCCTGATCTGCTGAGCTGGCTCGAAACCAGCGGACGTTTGGTGGAAGATGAAGAATCCAGTTCACCCGAAGTAAGCACGGTGGAAGAGGAAGAGCTCTCCGCGCTGATGGGCGAGAAAGAGGACTACAAGGCCGACGAAGAGACCGAAGAAAACTGGGAAGACTGA
- the mraY gene encoding phospho-N-acetylmuramoyl-pentapeptide-transferase has product MVPAICRWDLNDSAERLIRLDGRLTAAALIAAVGAAAFLCDASVPNSLLSLPWLVAMLSSSIITWWGVPQLRALKMGQVIRTEGPEGHKSKSGTPTMGGLLVVPVGVITGCLISSEGRSANQLLAIGLVTLAYMVIGGVDDWSSLTKNTNTGLSPKGKLLLQATAALLFLGWSAQQGWIQGTVSLPYGIAIPFGWLIWPLGLFVFLAESNATNLTDGLDGLASGCGALVFTGLGLQLMLRGNQGDPAIAGFCLAMAGCWLGFLIHNRNPARVFMGDTGSLAMGASLTAVALLTNSLWPLLLMGGVFLAESLSVIIQVWVFKATKGTDGVGRRVFRMAPLHHHFELGGTSEQVVVPMFWLVTAGLVMLGLALRPN; this is encoded by the coding sequence ATGGTCCCAGCGATTTGCCGCTGGGACTTGAACGATTCTGCGGAGCGATTAATCCGTCTTGATGGCCGCCTCACCGCTGCTGCCCTGATCGCAGCAGTGGGGGCCGCGGCTTTTTTATGTGACGCCAGTGTTCCCAACAGCCTGTTGAGCTTGCCCTGGCTGGTGGCAATGCTGAGCTCCTCGATCATCACGTGGTGGGGCGTACCGCAATTACGGGCGCTGAAAATGGGTCAGGTGATCCGGACGGAAGGTCCTGAAGGTCACAAGAGCAAATCGGGTACACCCACCATGGGCGGGCTACTGGTGGTGCCCGTTGGTGTCATCACGGGGTGTCTGATCAGCAGCGAGGGCCGCAGCGCTAACCAGTTACTGGCGATCGGTCTGGTCACCCTGGCCTACATGGTGATTGGCGGTGTTGATGACTGGAGCAGCCTGACCAAGAACACCAACACCGGCCTCTCTCCCAAGGGAAAACTGCTGCTTCAAGCAACGGCAGCACTGCTTTTTCTTGGCTGGTCAGCGCAGCAGGGATGGATTCAAGGCACAGTGAGCCTTCCCTACGGCATCGCAATCCCCTTTGGCTGGCTGATCTGGCCACTGGGTCTGTTCGTGTTTCTGGCAGAAAGCAATGCCACGAACCTCACCGATGGGCTGGATGGTCTAGCCAGCGGATGTGGTGCCTTGGTCTTCACCGGTCTTGGGTTGCAGCTGATGCTGCGCGGCAATCAGGGTGATCCCGCCATCGCCGGGTTCTGCTTAGCCATGGCGGGATGCTGGCTGGGCTTTCTCATCCACAACCGCAACCCCGCCAGAGTGTTCATGGGCGACACCGGCTCCCTGGCGATGGGGGCATCGCTCACGGCGGTGGCCCTATTAACGAACAGCCTCTGGCCACTACTCCTGATGGGAGGCGTGTTCTTGGCGGAATCCCTGTCGGTGATCATCCAGGTGTGGGTGTTCAAAGCCACGAAAGGCACTGATGGGGTGGGGAGACGCGTGTTCCGAATGGCTCCTCTCCATCACCACTTCGAACTGGGTGGAACATCCGAACAAGTGGTGGTGCCGATGTTTTGGCTGGTGACCGCTGGACTGGTCATGCTGGGCTTGGCGCTACGCCCCAACTGA
- a CDS encoding cytochrome B6 encodes MAALQSLITFAFTTAGDAADGLLFGWEIATIQKWVLIYLGVSSLAFVLVWLVGALRTKG; translated from the coding sequence ATGGCCGCTCTCCAGAGCCTCATCACCTTTGCCTTCACAACGGCGGGGGATGCGGCTGATGGTCTGTTGTTTGGCTGGGAGATCGCCACGATTCAGAAGTGGGTGTTGATCTACCTCGGTGTCTCTTCGCTGGCATTCGTGCTGGTGTGGCTGGTCGGTGCGTTGCGCACGAAAGGCTGA
- a CDS encoding HAD family hydrolase, with translation MGLKLLHLHLHGLFRSHDLELGRDADTGGQTLYVLELVRSLANRAEVDHVEVVTRLIQDRRMSLDYAQPHESIAPGASIRRFSFGPRRYLRKEQLWPYLDELADQLVRHLQVSDNRPDWIHAHYADAGYVGALVSRRLGIPLVFTGHSLGREKLRRLLAAGGDHEQIEQSYSISRRIDAEELALAHADLVITSTRQERDEQYCRYGRFKSECAQVVPPGVDSRRFHPLGSVDESVQVSELLSSFLRDPDRPPLLAICRADRRKNIPALVEAFGRSAVLRQRHNLVLVLGTREDSRQMDRQQREVFQQIFELVDRYDLYGLVAYPKQHRRDQVPLIYRWAAARQGLFVNPALTEPFGLTLLEAAASGLPMVATDDGGPREILRRCDNGLLVDVTDLESVQDGLERAGADRHRWRRWSDNGVEAVSRHYSWDAHVCSYMALMQERLKRSNAVPATSQLIQQDSSLSPLGSRLLLLDLDSSLEHPAAEDLQILRKQLIAPAAQAVRTGLGIITGRSLSVARQRFAELHLPDPQVWITQAGTQIHYGQDQVADRFWQAQIGVDWSRMAVERTLADLDDHMDLQKPEHQGQFKVSYLLRQSGPSVLPLIRQRLRQHGQPARPHLRCHWFLDVLPLRASRSEAIRFLSLRWKLPLEQILVVASQQGDVELVQGLPAAVVPADHDPCLDGCRQQKRVYFANRSRLPGVLEGLQHYRFLSARSRLDQSSI, from the coding sequence GCATCTGCATCTCCATGGCTTGTTTCGATCCCATGATCTGGAACTTGGCCGCGACGCGGATACCGGTGGTCAGACCCTTTACGTGCTTGAGCTTGTGCGCAGCCTCGCCAACCGCGCTGAGGTGGATCATGTCGAGGTGGTGACGCGTTTGATTCAGGACCGTCGGATGTCCCTGGATTACGCCCAACCGCATGAATCGATCGCACCTGGGGCATCGATCCGTCGATTCAGCTTTGGGCCTCGGCGCTATCTGCGCAAGGAACAGCTTTGGCCTTATCTCGATGAGTTGGCTGATCAGCTGGTTCGTCACCTTCAGGTTTCGGACAATCGTCCTGACTGGATCCACGCCCACTACGCCGATGCAGGGTATGTGGGCGCATTAGTCAGTCGACGGCTTGGAATTCCTCTTGTATTCACTGGGCATTCCCTCGGTCGAGAGAAACTGCGCCGATTGCTGGCGGCCGGTGGCGATCATGAGCAGATCGAACAGTCGTACTCGATCAGCAGGCGGATCGATGCTGAGGAACTGGCCTTGGCCCATGCCGATCTTGTGATCACCAGCACGCGACAGGAACGCGATGAACAGTATTGCCGCTATGGACGTTTCAAGTCGGAGTGTGCCCAGGTGGTTCCTCCGGGTGTGGATTCAAGACGTTTCCACCCTTTGGGCAGTGTTGATGAGTCTGTCCAGGTCTCGGAGTTGCTGAGCTCCTTTTTGCGTGATCCCGATCGACCTCCTCTGCTGGCAATCTGCAGAGCCGATCGCCGCAAGAACATTCCCGCGCTGGTCGAGGCCTTCGGTCGCTCCGCTGTGCTGCGTCAGCGGCACAACCTGGTGTTGGTGCTGGGCACGCGAGAGGACTCCCGTCAGATGGATCGTCAGCAACGGGAGGTGTTTCAGCAGATCTTCGAACTGGTTGATCGATACGACCTCTATGGATTGGTGGCGTATCCCAAACAGCACCGTCGTGATCAGGTGCCGTTGATCTACCGCTGGGCTGCGGCTCGCCAGGGTCTGTTCGTCAATCCTGCGCTGACCGAACCCTTTGGTCTCACGCTCCTGGAGGCGGCCGCCTCCGGTTTGCCGATGGTGGCGACCGATGACGGTGGTCCACGCGAAATCCTGCGCCGCTGTGACAACGGCCTGCTGGTGGATGTGACTGATCTCGAATCGGTTCAGGACGGTCTCGAGCGAGCGGGAGCGGATCGCCATCGCTGGAGACGCTGGAGCGATAACGGTGTTGAGGCGGTGAGTCGTCACTACAGCTGGGATGCCCATGTCTGCAGTTACATGGCCCTCATGCAGGAGCGGCTCAAACGTTCCAACGCCGTGCCAGCCACATCTCAATTGATTCAGCAGGATTCATCGCTCAGTCCTCTTGGATCCCGCTTGCTGCTGCTGGATCTCGACAGCAGCCTGGAACACCCGGCGGCAGAGGATCTGCAAATTTTGCGGAAACAGTTGATCGCTCCCGCTGCTCAGGCGGTTCGCACCGGCCTGGGAATCATCACCGGTCGTTCCTTGTCCGTCGCCCGCCAACGCTTCGCTGAACTGCACCTCCCTGATCCTCAGGTCTGGATCACCCAGGCGGGAACACAGATTCATTACGGTCAGGACCAGGTGGCGGATCGTTTCTGGCAAGCCCAGATCGGCGTCGATTGGTCGCGGATGGCGGTTGAGCGGACCCTCGCTGACCTGGACGATCACATGGACCTTCAGAAACCCGAGCATCAGGGGCAATTCAAAGTCAGTTATCTCCTGCGTCAGTCCGGCCCATCTGTGCTTCCCCTGATTCGCCAGCGTCTGCGGCAGCACGGTCAGCCTGCCCGTCCGCACCTGCGCTGTCATTGGTTTCTGGATGTGTTGCCGCTGCGTGCATCTCGCAGCGAGGCGATCCGTTTTCTGTCACTGCGCTGGAAGCTGCCGCTCGAGCAGATCTTGGTGGTGGCCAGTCAGCAGGGGGATGTGGAACTGGTGCAGGGTCTCCCGGCAGCCGTCGTTCCGGCTGACCATGACCCGTGCCTGGATGGCTGCCGGCAGCAGAAGCGGGTCTATTTCGCCAATCGCTCACGATTGCCCGGCGTGCTGGAAGGACTCCAGCACTACCGATTCCTCAGCGCCCGGTCGCGCCTCGATCAGTCTTCGATCTGA